A single region of the Flavobacteriales bacterium genome encodes:
- the mscL gene encoding large conductance mechanosensitive channel protein MscL gives MLKEFRNFIMTGNVIDFAVAVIMAGAVGAVINGFVSDIVMPIIGQMTGGIDLKDWFISLDGNEYKSFTEAKEANAAVIAIGNWLNSIINLVLVGFAMFIVVKAYNKTKKPVEAAPAGPSEIDLLTEIRDALKK, from the coding sequence ATGCTGAAAGAATTTAGAAACTTTATTATGACGGGCAATGTTATTGATTTTGCCGTTGCCGTGATTATGGCCGGTGCCGTCGGAGCCGTTATTAATGGCTTTGTATCAGACATCGTAATGCCTATTATTGGACAAATGACGGGTGGTATTGATTTAAAAGACTGGTTCATCTCACTGGATGGAAATGAGTACAAATCATTTACCGAAGCAAAAGAAGCCAACGCTGCGGTTATTGCAATTGGCAACTGGCTAAATTCCATTATTAACCTGGTGTTAGTGGGTTTTGCCATGTTCATTGTTGTTAAAGCCTACAACAAAACCAAAAAGCCTGTAGAAGCTGCACCAGCAGGCCCAAGCGAAATTGATTTGCTAACTGAAATTAGAGATGCTCTGAAAAAATAG
- a CDS encoding MFS transporter has translation MNKKSAFGIIFLTTFLDLLGFGLIIPILPKLSLSLGATELQAGLIASVYPLMNFAFSHFWGSLSDKHGRRPIILISVLITAIAYIGFSQSHALWILIASRILAGIGSANLGAAQAYIADISTPEERTKSMAMIGAAFGLGFICGPPIGGWLKSDFGLQALGLTAAGLSFANFVFAYFLLPESLQQKKQIIVRQNPIKAILAAMKKKELRPIFWISFLFTIAFSMMQITAVWLWGDYSGFSEKQIGGVFMFIGLCSVVVQAFLVGPISKRFSETQMLLSGLLLCGIGLFSLPFFQGNLFFPFEYIALALISLANGLINPSMMSIITKRCKPDEIGSTTGVYQSFGSLGRVIGPFIGGGFYGLWYILPYIGGPILLIIALVLLFTQMKTNPKMGIAKEK, from the coding sequence ATGAATAAAAAATCTGCTTTCGGCATTATATTTTTAACCACTTTTTTAGATTTATTGGGTTTCGGCCTTATCATTCCCATATTGCCCAAACTTTCCCTATCATTGGGTGCCACAGAGTTGCAGGCAGGTTTGATAGCCTCTGTTTACCCACTTATGAATTTTGCCTTTTCACATTTTTGGGGCAGTTTGAGTGATAAGCATGGTCGTCGTCCAATAATATTGATAAGTGTTTTGATTACGGCCATTGCCTATATTGGTTTTTCGCAGAGCCATGCACTTTGGATATTAATTGCTTCCCGAATTTTGGCTGGCATCGGTTCGGCTAATCTTGGTGCTGCACAAGCGTATATTGCCGACATATCCACCCCCGAAGAACGAACCAAAAGCATGGCCATGATTGGAGCCGCATTCGGATTAGGTTTTATTTGTGGTCCTCCCATTGGTGGTTGGCTAAAATCAGATTTTGGTCTTCAAGCACTTGGTCTTACCGCCGCCGGATTATCGTTTGCCAACTTCGTGTTTGCCTATTTTCTGCTTCCCGAGTCCCTGCAACAAAAGAAACAAATTATTGTGAGACAAAATCCGATTAAAGCCATTTTAGCAGCAATGAAAAAGAAAGAATTAAGACCCATTTTTTGGATAAGTTTTTTATTTACCATTGCCTTTTCTATGATGCAAATTACAGCTGTTTGGCTATGGGGAGATTACAGTGGGTTTTCTGAAAAACAAATTGGTGGTGTTTTCATGTTTATTGGCTTGTGCAGCGTTGTAGTTCAGGCCTTTTTAGTTGGCCCTATATCGAAGCGTTTTTCCGAAACACAAATGCTTCTATCCGGACTTTTACTTTGTGGAATCGGCCTTTTTTCATTGCCCTTTTTTCAAGGAAATTTATTTTTTCCTTTTGAGTATATCGCCCTGGCTCTTATATCTTTAGCCAACGGCCTGATTAACCCTTCGATGATGTCAATTATTACAAAACGCTGCAAACCAGATGAAATAGGAAGTACTACTGGAGTCTATCAATCATTTGGTTCTTTGGGAAGAGTGATTGGTCCATTTATTGGTGGTGGATTTTATGGTCTTTGGTATATACTACCATACATTGGTGGGCCGATTTTATTAATAATTGCCTTAGTACTTTTGTTTACTCAAATGAAAACAAATCCTAAAATGGGCATTGCAAAGGAAAAGTAA
- the prfA gene encoding peptide chain release factor 1, producing the protein MLDKLESIYQRFLQVETQLSDPDVLSDVNKFNKLNREYGDLKDIVEVYHQYKKLIEGLAEAREILKTESDAELKEMARLELEELSEQKEPLEEKIKWLLIPKDPNDNKNAIMEIRSGTGGDEASLFAGDLYKMYTRFCAEQGWQTEVVEMMEGTVGGFNKVVFEIKGHDIYGTLKFESGVHRVQRVPDTESQGRVHTSAATVAVLPEADEVDVKLNMSDVRRDTFRSSGAGGQHVNKTESAIRLTHIPTGIVVECQDGRSQHQNFDKALTVLRTRIYERELEAAQKKIAAERKSLVSTGDRSAKIRTYNFPQSRLTDHRIGLTLYNLPEILNGQIMEIIEQLKIAENTEKLKAGGVEI; encoded by the coding sequence ATGCTCGACAAATTAGAATCCATATATCAACGGTTTTTGCAGGTTGAAACTCAACTGAGCGACCCCGATGTCTTGTCGGATGTAAACAAATTCAACAAATTAAACAGAGAGTATGGCGATTTGAAAGATATTGTTGAGGTTTATCATCAATACAAAAAATTGATTGAGGGTTTGGCCGAGGCTCGCGAAATTTTGAAAACCGAAAGTGATGCCGAACTTAAAGAGATGGCAAGGCTTGAATTGGAAGAACTTTCGGAACAAAAAGAGCCACTTGAAGAAAAAATAAAATGGCTACTTATTCCGAAAGACCCAAATGACAACAAAAATGCCATCATGGAAATTCGTTCAGGAACGGGTGGAGATGAAGCAAGCCTTTTTGCAGGAGATTTGTACAAGATGTACACTCGGTTTTGTGCCGAACAAGGCTGGCAAACCGAAGTAGTTGAAATGATGGAAGGCACCGTTGGCGGTTTCAATAAGGTTGTTTTCGAAATAAAAGGGCACGATATTTATGGAACACTAAAATTTGAAAGTGGAGTTCATCGTGTGCAGCGAGTACCCGACACCGAGTCGCAAGGGAGAGTACACACCAGTGCTGCAACCGTTGCCGTTTTGCCCGAGGCGGATGAAGTTGACGTAAAATTAAATATGAGCGATGTAAGACGTGATACTTTTAGGTCCAGCGGGGCGGGAGGTCAGCACGTTAATAAAACCGAATCTGCCATTAGGCTTACGCACATTCCAACCGGGATTGTGGTAGAATGTCAAGATGGACGCTCGCAACACCAGAATTTTGATAAAGCCTTAACCGTTTTGAGAACCCGCATTTATGAGCGTGAGCTTGAGGCAGCACAAAAGAAAATTGCCGCCGAACGAAAATCACTGGTTTCTACGGGTGATAGGTCGGCCAAAATCAGAACATACAACTTTCCGCAAAGCAGGCTGACAGATCACCGCATTGGACTAACGCTTTATAACCTCCCAGAGATTTTAAATGGTCAAATAATGGAAATAATAGAACAGCTAAAAATTGCCGAAAATACTGAAAAACTGAAAGCCGGTGGTGTTGAAATCTAA
- a CDS encoding glutamine synthetase III translates to MRFKALEIAQSRKPVKVKNPFKNVQEMYACNVFNEDAMQKYLDKETYSALKKAKRDGIKISRSVASQIATGMKNWAMERGVSHYTHWFQPLTGTTAEKHDSFFEPQDGRAISKFSGDSLVQQEPDASSLPSGGLRNTFEARGYTGWDPSSPAFIYENTSGKTLCIPTVFVSYTGEALDYKAPLLKSLSLIDNAATEVCKYFFSDVKKVQASLGIEQEYFLVDKALFNQRPDLLMCGRTLFGYAAAKNQQMEDHYFGSIPDRVFNYMYDFEIEALKLGIPLRTRHNEVAPGQYECAPQFEEVNLAIDHNQLLMDLMDEVANRHGFKVLFHEKPFAGINGSGKHNNWSLITDTGVNLLSPGNNPLANLSFLTFFVNTIKAFHDSADLIRASIASASNDHRLGANEAPPAIMSIFIGSTLTKVLHDMENNVKSKKEKEADKTISIAQIPEILADNTDRNRTSPFAFTGNKFELRAVGSSKSCSSPMLVLNAAMAHQLHQFKKDVDKLIKEKGEKKNDAIIQVLRGYLKDSKRILFEGNGYGDEWVKEAEKRGLSNLKDTPSALSAYTDKQTVKMMGELGIFSEHELKARHHIELEDYIKKVQIEGRIIDDMTYTKILPATVKYQTTLAKTVSSMKQAGMEKEASLSAEILKEVSMHANKLKHHVDKMVEARKKANNTNGLEKQALAYCNTVKAEFDEIRYHADKLERLVDDRLWDIPKYRELLHIK, encoded by the coding sequence ATGAGATTCAAAGCCTTAGAAATTGCTCAGTCACGGAAACCGGTAAAGGTTAAAAACCCATTTAAGAATGTTCAGGAGATGTATGCCTGCAACGTATTTAACGAAGATGCGATGCAGAAATATCTGGACAAAGAGACCTACTCAGCCTTAAAAAAGGCCAAGAGAGATGGTATTAAGATAAGCAGAAGCGTTGCTTCTCAAATTGCTACTGGAATGAAAAACTGGGCAATGGAGAGAGGAGTTAGTCACTACACCCATTGGTTTCAGCCATTAACAGGAACAACTGCAGAAAAGCATGATTCCTTTTTTGAACCTCAAGACGGACGTGCTATTTCTAAGTTTAGTGGAGACTCACTTGTGCAGCAAGAACCCGATGCATCCAGCTTGCCAAGTGGTGGTTTAAGAAACACTTTTGAAGCACGAGGATATACCGGTTGGGATCCAAGTTCACCAGCGTTTATCTATGAAAACACCAGTGGTAAAACCCTTTGCATCCCTACCGTATTTGTTTCTTATACTGGAGAAGCTTTGGACTATAAAGCACCGTTGCTCAAATCTTTATCGTTAATTGATAATGCCGCAACAGAGGTGTGCAAATACTTTTTTAGTGATGTCAAAAAAGTACAAGCTTCTTTAGGTATTGAACAGGAATATTTTTTGGTGGACAAGGCACTTTTTAATCAGCGACCCGATTTGTTGATGTGTGGAAGAACCTTGTTTGGTTATGCTGCCGCCAAAAATCAACAGATGGAAGACCATTATTTTGGTTCTATTCCCGACCGAGTGTTTAACTATATGTATGATTTTGAAATCGAAGCTTTAAAATTAGGCATTCCTTTAAGAACAAGACATAATGAGGTAGCTCCGGGACAATATGAGTGTGCTCCTCAATTTGAAGAAGTAAATTTGGCCATAGACCACAATCAATTGTTGATGGATTTGATGGATGAGGTGGCCAACCGGCATGGATTTAAAGTACTATTTCACGAAAAACCCTTTGCCGGCATTAATGGCAGTGGTAAACACAACAACTGGTCGTTAATTACAGACACAGGAGTTAACTTGCTCTCACCTGGAAATAACCCTTTGGCGAATTTGAGTTTTTTAACATTTTTCGTCAATACCATTAAAGCGTTTCACGACAGTGCAGATTTAATTAGAGCAAGCATCGCTTCTGCCTCAAACGATCATAGACTTGGAGCAAACGAAGCACCACCGGCTATTATGTCCATATTTATTGGTTCTACGCTTACTAAGGTGCTCCATGATATGGAAAACAATGTGAAATCAAAAAAGGAAAAAGAAGCCGATAAAACCATTTCCATTGCTCAGATACCAGAAATTTTAGCCGACAATACAGATAGAAACCGTACTTCTCCGTTTGCATTTACCGGAAATAAATTTGAATTAAGGGCGGTAGGTTCCTCAAAAAGTTGCTCTTCGCCCATGCTGGTTTTGAATGCGGCTATGGCTCATCAACTTCATCAGTTTAAAAAAGATGTAGATAAACTGATAAAAGAAAAAGGCGAAAAGAAAAACGATGCTATCATTCAAGTTTTGAGAGGATATTTAAAAGACTCAAAAAGAATTTTGTTTGAAGGAAATGGATATGGCGATGAGTGGGTAAAAGAAGCAGAGAAGAGAGGTCTTTCTAACTTAAAAGACACCCCTTCTGCATTATCTGCATATACCGACAAGCAAACCGTTAAAATGATGGGTGAGTTAGGCATTTTCTCAGAACACGAACTAAAAGCCCGCCATCACATAGAGCTGGAAGACTATATTAAAAAGGTTCAAATTGAGGGTAGAATTATAGATGATATGACCTATACTAAAATTTTGCCAGCAACGGTTAAATATCAAACCACTTTGGCCAAAACAGTTTCATCAATGAAACAAGCGGGTATGGAGAAGGAAGCCTCTTTATCGGCAGAAATTTTAAAAGAAGTATCAATGCATGCAAACAAGCTGAAACACCACGTTGATAAAATGGTGGAAGCTCGAAAAAAGGCCAACAACACAAACGGTCTTGAAAAACAAGCATTGGCTTATTGCAATACCGTAAAAGCTGAATTTGACGAAATCCGCTATCACGCCGACAAATTGGAACGTTTGGTTGATGACCGTTTGTGGGATATTCCAAAATACAGAGAGTTGTTACACATAAAATAA